The Saccopteryx leptura isolate mSacLep1 chromosome 2, mSacLep1_pri_phased_curated, whole genome shotgun sequence genome has a window encoding:
- the ZNF883 gene encoding LOW QUALITY PROTEIN: zinc finger protein 883 (The sequence of the model RefSeq protein was modified relative to this genomic sequence to represent the inferred CDS: inserted 3 bases in 2 codons; substituted 1 base at 1 genomic stop codon), which translates to MHTGEKLYECSECGKAFSQSTNLIQHQRVHTGEKPFKCNECEKAFSHRCSLRNHKRIHTGEKPYLCNECGKAVSHISALTQHHRTHTGKKPYACIECGKTFSRSSHLIEHQGIHSGEKFYQCKDCQKVFCHSTSLXRHQRTHTGEKAYEYNECGKAFSHTPAFVQHQRIHTGERPYECNECGKAFNRSAHLTQHQRTHTGEKPYVCKECGKTFSRSTHLTEHLKIHSGEKPYQCNECXKNFCYKTSLIRHQRTHTGEKPYQCTECGKSFSLRAALNKHKXTHTGEKPYQCNHCNEVFLS; encoded by the exons ATGCATACTGGAGAGAAACTTTAtgaatgcagtgaatgtgggaaagcttTTAGTCAGAGCACTAATTTAATTCAGCATCAGAGAGTTCATACTGGGGAGAAACCTTTCAAGTGTAATGAATGTGAAAAAGCCTTTAGCCATAGGTGCTCCCTTAGAAATCAcaagagaattcatactggagaaaagCCCTATCTTtgtaatgaatgtgggaaagcTGTTAGCCATATTTCAGCCCTTACTCAACATCACAGAACTCATACTGGAAAGAAACCATATGCATGTATTGAATGTGGGAAAACCTTTAGCCGGAGCTCACATCTTATTGAACATCAGGGAATTCATTCTGGGGAGAAATTCTACCAGTGTAAGGATTGTCAGAAAGTTTTTTGCCACAGCACATCAC TTCGACATcagagaactcacacaggagaaaaaGCATATGAATATAATGAATGTGGAAAAGCCTTCAGCCACACCCCAGCCTTCGTtcaacatcagagaattcatactggagagagacCCTATGAATGTAATGAGTGTGGCAAAGCCTTCAACCGGAGTGCACATCTTACTCAACACCAGAGAACTCATACTGGGGAGAAACCTTATGTCTGTAAGGAATGTGGAAAAACCTTTAGCAGAAGCACACACCttactgaacatttaaaaattcattctggTGAGAAACCCTATCAATGTAATGAATG CAAAAACTTTTGCTATAAAACATCACTAATTCGACATCAgagaactcatacaggagagaaaccctacCAATGTACTGAATGTGGGAAATCCTTCAGTTTAAGAGCAGCCCTTAATAAACATAAGTGAACACATACTGGGGAGAAACCTTATCAGTGTAATCATTGTAATGAAGTCTTTTTGTCATAG